One Massilia putida DNA window includes the following coding sequences:
- a CDS encoding acyl-CoA dehydrogenase family protein, with the protein MAATDIVDSPAQPVFSVPRPHTAGIQARAAALLPLLRAQQRDNAARGHVSEVLHQQFVKAGFYRMLQPQRFGGLELDYLSFARAMQTIARGDPAVAAVLAQTVAQPALLASYWPESTQKDLFLGDGNIIAAHACSPAGSCVAVDGGYMVEGLWTDCAGVTHSTHFIGSSILRASDGQQYQARFVLDHGCYTVLHQNQRRGPSCSSVKVTRQFVLARRVVLFSHCTRIRYDEMPGLAVHPNPMYLATGTVLVEVAAVSPMIGAALAALDEYRAIVLSQRANIPEGKGPHDRRLLHGTFGRAVVLVDCAETLLERALHTYQEQCEDWQRSGTPTGTEASMRVWAMLDSAGRMAAEATEALYMDGGTAPVGGDRRMQRYLDDVHLQLEHHGHLQADLLIRIGRAQLNPSERTRAQQPDE; encoded by the coding sequence TTGGCTGCCACCGACATCGTCGATTCACCCGCCCAGCCCGTTTTTTCCGTGCCTCGCCCGCATACTGCCGGCATCCAGGCGCGTGCGGCAGCATTGCTGCCACTGTTGCGCGCCCAGCAGCGGGATAACGCGGCGCGCGGCCATGTCTCCGAAGTGCTGCACCAGCAATTCGTCAAAGCCGGGTTTTACCGTATGTTGCAACCACAGCGCTTCGGCGGCCTGGAGCTCGATTACCTGAGTTTTGCCCGCGCCATGCAGACGATTGCGCGCGGCGACCCGGCTGTCGCCGCTGTCCTGGCCCAGACCGTCGCGCAACCGGCGTTGCTGGCTTCCTACTGGCCCGAGTCGACTCAGAAGGACCTGTTTCTTGGTGATGGGAACATTATTGCCGCGCACGCGTGCTCGCCAGCCGGCAGCTGCGTTGCCGTCGACGGCGGTTATATGGTGGAAGGGTTGTGGACGGACTGCGCCGGCGTCACGCATAGCACGCATTTCATCGGATCTTCGATCCTGCGCGCATCCGACGGGCAGCAGTATCAAGCCCGCTTCGTTCTGGACCACGGTTGCTACACCGTGCTGCACCAGAATCAGCGTCGGGGGCCAAGCTGCTCTAGCGTCAAGGTGACGCGCCAGTTCGTCTTGGCCCGACGGGTGGTCCTGTTCAGCCATTGCACACGCATTCGCTACGACGAAATGCCCGGCTTGGCCGTGCACCCCAACCCAATGTATTTGGCGACAGGAACGGTGCTGGTAGAAGTTGCAGCGGTGAGCCCCATGATTGGCGCGGCGTTGGCGGCACTGGACGAATACCGTGCCATCGTACTTTCCCAGCGGGCGAACATCCCGGAGGGAAAGGGACCGCACGACAGGCGCCTGCTGCACGGCACTTTCGGCCGCGCGGTTGTGCTTGTCGACTGCGCGGAGACGCTGCTGGAGCGCGCCCTTCATACCTACCAGGAGCAGTGTGAGGACTGGCAGCGCAGTGGCACGCCCACCGGCACCGAGGCCAGCATGCGCGTTTGGGCCATGCTCGACAGCGCCGGGCGGATGGCGGCTGAAGCCACCGAAGCGCTGTACATGGACGGCGGCACAGCTCCGGTTGGCGGAGATCGCCGGATGCAGCGCTACCTCGACGATGTGCACCTGCAGCTAGAACATCATGGCCACCTGCAAGCCGACCTCCTGATCCGCATTGGCCGTGCTCAGCTCAACCCGTCAGAACGCACCCGGGCACAACAACCCGATGAATGA
- a CDS encoding FAD-dependent oxidoreductase, whose amino-acid sequence MMETIDGVLVAGGGPVGLLTALKLARAGVPVTVLEAEAEVLNSPRAIAYQPPTTAALERLGLLDDVLKRSVKSPDVAFRRVDGSPLAILNWSVLKDTTPYDYMLLIGQDTLSRVIVSHLKRYAHVEIRWGHRVSGVSQNANGVTVSAATANGEVRIQAPWLAATDGARSPVRESLGIAFEGITWPERFVATNVFYDFHLHGYSRANFIVDPVDWAVIAQIDKTGLWRVCYGEDASLSGTEIRARLPERFKRLLPGAPEPESYRVDLCNPYRVHQRAAARFREGRVLLAGDAAHATNPIGGLGLSTGVLDAERLGEVLAAVWLGKASEDLLDAYAADRRRVFLEVSSPIASENKRRISESDPAKRAQDEAGLAAVNADPALQFNILSGFEALNGRWFNERDHQSGRAD is encoded by the coding sequence ATGATGGAGACGATAGATGGCGTTCTAGTGGCCGGTGGTGGCCCGGTGGGCTTGCTCACGGCACTCAAGCTGGCACGTGCCGGCGTTCCGGTAACGGTGCTCGAAGCCGAGGCCGAGGTCCTGAATTCGCCGCGTGCGATTGCTTACCAGCCGCCCACCACGGCCGCCCTGGAGCGTCTGGGACTGCTGGACGACGTACTCAAACGCTCGGTCAAGAGTCCCGACGTGGCGTTCCGTCGTGTGGACGGCTCACCGCTGGCGATTCTCAACTGGAGCGTTTTAAAGGACACCACGCCGTACGACTACATGCTGCTGATCGGTCAGGATACGCTGTCGCGCGTGATCGTCAGCCATCTGAAACGCTACGCACACGTGGAGATCCGTTGGGGCCATCGGGTGTCAGGTGTCAGCCAGAACGCAAACGGCGTGACTGTCAGCGCCGCAACCGCAAATGGTGAAGTGCGGATCCAGGCCCCTTGGTTGGCAGCCACTGACGGAGCCCGCAGCCCTGTACGGGAAAGTCTCGGGATTGCCTTCGAGGGCATTACATGGCCGGAACGCTTTGTCGCCACGAACGTCTTCTACGATTTCCATCTGCACGGCTATTCGCGGGCCAACTTCATCGTCGACCCGGTCGACTGGGCCGTCATCGCCCAGATCGACAAGACGGGCCTATGGCGCGTCTGCTATGGCGAGGACGCGTCGCTGTCGGGAACCGAGATACGCGCGCGCCTGCCTGAGCGCTTCAAGCGTCTGTTGCCGGGGGCGCCCGAGCCCGAAAGTTACCGGGTCGACCTGTGCAATCCCTACCGTGTGCATCAGCGCGCCGCTGCCCGCTTCCGTGAAGGGCGCGTGCTGCTGGCAGGCGATGCTGCGCATGCGACCAATCCGATCGGTGGTCTTGGCCTGTCTACCGGGGTGCTGGACGCCGAACGCCTGGGCGAGGTGTTGGCCGCGGTATGGCTGGGCAAGGCTTCCGAGGATCTCCTCGACGCCTATGCTGCCGACCGCCGCCGCGTGTTTCTGGAGGTGTCCAGCCCGATTGCCAGCGAGAACAAGCGACGTATTTCGGAAAGCGATCCAGCCAAGCGCGCGCAGGATGAAGCCGGCCTTGCGGCGGTCAACGCGGACCCCGCCTTACAGTTCAATATTCTGTCGGGGTTCGAGGCGCTTAACGGGCGCTGGTTCAATGAACGGGATCATCAGTCCGGGCGTGCGGACTGA